In one Thermodesulfobium acidiphilum genomic region, the following are encoded:
- a CDS encoding Ni/Fe hydrogenase subunit alpha yields the protein MALTKIEINPMTRLEGHGKISIFLDEKGNVDNAFFQVVELRGYERFVQGMPIEEVPRTVSTICGVCRAVHFTASMKASDGVYNVEPTPTARKIRELFFNAHYVEDHAAILYALGFPDFVVGPTANPAERNLIGLVNAVGAETGKLVLKKRYAAVKILEMLGGKPIHPVAALPGGWSKRVTQEERKEIMALAEEMVELGQLTLKIFEDVVLKNPEYVKLVTGDVYKVVTNYLGSVDENDKVAFYDGTQKFVDTNGKEIARFKGKEYLNYISERVLPWSYLKMPYLKQKGWKGVVDGPDTSLYSVGPLPRLNVASGMPTPLAQQAYEKMFDVFGHKPVHNIMGYHWARAIELLCAAENIREIAKDESLCNPDVRSKLGPASEGVGIVEAPRGTLIHHYITDEKGIVEKANLIVATTHNKGPINIAVKRAAQNFIKNGVVNEGLLNMVELAYRPYDLCLACATHALPGHDPLQIDIYDCDGKLYKTLKNF from the coding sequence ATGGCTTTAACAAAGATTGAAATTAATCCTATGACTCGTCTTGAAGGACACGGCAAAATAAGTATATTCTTGGACGAGAAGGGAAATGTAGATAACGCTTTTTTTCAGGTGGTTGAGCTGAGGGGATATGAGCGTTTCGTGCAAGGTATGCCTATAGAGGAAGTTCCACGAACAGTTTCAACTATTTGTGGAGTATGTCGTGCGGTACACTTCACTGCTTCTATGAAGGCATCTGATGGAGTTTATAATGTGGAACCTACTCCTACAGCCCGTAAGATAAGAGAGCTGTTCTTCAACGCGCATTATGTAGAAGATCATGCTGCGATATTATATGCTCTTGGTTTCCCTGATTTTGTAGTAGGGCCAACGGCTAATCCTGCCGAGAGAAACCTTATTGGTTTGGTTAACGCTGTTGGAGCTGAAACTGGAAAATTGGTTTTAAAGAAAAGATATGCAGCAGTTAAAATTTTGGAAATGTTGGGCGGCAAGCCTATACATCCAGTTGCAGCTCTTCCAGGTGGTTGGTCAAAAAGAGTTACTCAAGAAGAAAGAAAAGAGATAATGGCTTTGGCTGAAGAAATGGTAGAACTAGGGCAGCTAACTTTAAAAATCTTTGAAGATGTAGTTCTTAAAAATCCTGAGTATGTAAAATTGGTTACTGGGGATGTGTATAAAGTAGTTACCAATTATCTTGGTTCTGTAGATGAAAACGACAAAGTAGCCTTTTACGATGGTACACAAAAATTTGTAGATACAAATGGTAAAGAAATAGCAAGATTCAAAGGCAAAGAATATCTTAACTATATTTCTGAAAGAGTTCTACCATGGAGCTATCTGAAGATGCCTTATTTGAAACAGAAAGGTTGGAAGGGTGTAGTTGATGGTCCTGATACAAGCCTTTATAGTGTTGGTCCACTTCCAAGATTAAATGTAGCAAGTGGAATGCCTACTCCATTAGCTCAACAAGCATATGAGAAGATGTTTGACGTTTTTGGGCATAAACCGGTTCACAACATTATGGGTTATCACTGGGCAAGAGCTATAGAGCTTCTTTGTGCTGCGGAAAATATTCGTGAAATAGCAAAGGATGAATCTTTATGCAATCCAGATGTAAGGTCAAAGTTAGGGCCTGCATCAGAAGGAGTAGGAATAGTAGAAGCTCCGAGAGGTACGCTGATTCATCATTATATAACTGATGAAAAAGGTATTGTAGAAAAGGCTAATCTTATCGTAGCTACGACTCACAATAAAGGTCCCATAAATATAGCTGTAAAACGTGCTGCACAAAACTTTATAAAGAATGGAGTTGTAAATGAGGGACTGCTTAATATGGTAGAGTTAGCTTATAGACCATATGACCTTTGTCTTGCGTGTGCTACCCATGCTCTTCCTGGGCACGATCCTTTGCAGATAGACATATATGATTGTGATGGTAAACTTTATAAAACGCTTAAGAATTTTTAA
- a CDS encoding F420-nonreducing hydrogenase, giving the protein MADKKLRLAVLMAGACGGCDMAIVDISETLVDVLPSLEVVFWAPTVADVKYKDLEAMPDKSVDVGLISGMIRLDEHEHMSKVMRAKCNVVVAYGACAAMGGIPGMANMHTKEDIFQTAYFDTFSTDNPDGITPQPHYLMDGKYDLTLPEFYPYVRPIQSVIDVDYFIGGCPPHHSVVLNALVAILKGELPPKGSWITNGKAVCDVCPRNPRNTDEKRELVKEVRRTIEGDPDENKCLLQQGYMCLGPITQGDCGALCTKVNIPCAGCGGPIPGVKDFGLRAISAIASILDNEELVEQIPSPVKLFYRYSLPSSMLGKKVKKA; this is encoded by the coding sequence ATGGCAGACAAAAAACTTAGATTGGCTGTTTTAATGGCGGGGGCCTGCGGCGGTTGTGATATGGCTATAGTTGATATTTCGGAGACCCTTGTAGATGTACTACCCTCTCTAGAAGTAGTGTTTTGGGCGCCTACAGTTGCTGATGTGAAATACAAAGACTTAGAGGCTATGCCCGATAAATCAGTTGATGTTGGACTTATTTCTGGAATGATTCGCTTAGACGAACATGAACATATGTCTAAGGTTATGAGGGCAAAGTGTAACGTAGTAGTTGCTTATGGAGCGTGCGCCGCTATGGGTGGTATTCCCGGTATGGCGAATATGCATACAAAAGAAGACATATTCCAGACTGCGTACTTTGATACGTTTAGCACTGATAATCCGGATGGCATAACACCTCAACCTCATTATCTTATGGACGGAAAGTATGATCTTACACTGCCTGAATTTTATCCTTATGTGAGACCTATTCAATCAGTAATTGATGTTGACTATTTTATCGGAGGGTGTCCGCCTCACCATTCTGTGGTACTAAACGCTCTTGTAGCTATTTTGAAAGGAGAATTGCCTCCTAAGGGTTCATGGATAACAAATGGTAAGGCTGTATGTGATGTGTGTCCAAGAAACCCACGAAATACAGATGAGAAGAGAGAACTGGTAAAAGAAGTGAGAAGGACAATAGAAGGAGATCCAGATGAAAACAAGTGTTTGCTTCAACAGGGTTATATGTGTCTAGGACCTATTACTCAGGGAGACTGTGGGGCTCTTTGTACCAAGGTAAATATCCCGTGTGCGGGTTGCGGCGGACCAATACCTGGAGTAAAAGATTTCGGACTAAGAGCAATAAGCGCTATAGCATCAATACTTGATAATGAAGAGTTAGTAGAACAAATACCTAGTCCTGTAAAATTGTTCTATCGGTATTCGCTTCCTTCATCTATGCTGGGTAAAAAAGTGAAAAAGGCATAG
- a CDS encoding hydrogenase iron-sulfur subunit, translating into MSEWTPNLIVFACNWCTYQGADLAGSLRYDYPANIKIIRVPCSGRVEPEFVVEAFKRGADGVFIGGCHPGDCHYKEGNYKAIRRFDLLKRILIDMGIEKERFQLEWISGSEGKRFAEAMTTFEKNIRELGPCRVKEGV; encoded by the coding sequence ATGAGCGAATGGACGCCTAACTTAATAGTTTTTGCGTGTAACTGGTGTACTTATCAGGGGGCTGATCTTGCAGGGAGCTTGCGATATGATTATCCAGCAAATATAAAGATAATTCGAGTCCCTTGTAGCGGTAGAGTAGAGCCTGAATTTGTAGTTGAGGCTTTTAAGAGAGGGGCTGATGGAGTCTTTATTGGAGGATGTCACCCAGGAGATTGCCATTATAAAGAAGGAAACTATAAGGCTATAAGAAGATTCGATCTATTAAAACGGATCCTTATTGATATGGGGATAGAAAAGGAAAGATTTCAATTAGAGTGGATTTCTGGTTCTGAAGGGAAGAGATTTGCTGAGGCTATGACCACTTTTGAAAAGAACATTAGAGAATTAGGACCCTGCAGAGTAAAGGAGGGAGTATAA
- a CDS encoding CoB--CoM heterodisulfide reductase iron-sulfur subunit B family protein produces MKVGFFIGCNTAFNRPDLEKAFRFVFDALGIEIDDLEGQSCCPSWGTMPSVDEAGWCALGARNFIISEEKNVDMVTVCGSCYGSLSESKYKMEKKPELREKVNEMLKAIGKEYKGTTRIRLATNFLYNEVGIEKIKNSLKYTLEGVTIGVQPGCHSLWPSEVYQEGEKDPFHPVMLRELCEALGASAPYYSRIVDCCGMGGMRSTNVEASYKLVKTKLDSMKDEIKADLLVTGCSSCLIQFDTAQAPMKRENKINYEIPSVHYVQLLALCLGADPQQVVGLSTTDLSGILGKLKKIN; encoded by the coding sequence ATGAAAGTAGGATTTTTTATAGGATGTAATACTGCATTTAATAGACCAGATCTGGAAAAGGCATTTCGTTTCGTATTTGACGCGCTTGGTATTGAAATTGACGATTTAGAGGGTCAATCTTGTTGCCCAAGTTGGGGGACGATGCCTTCTGTTGACGAAGCCGGGTGGTGTGCATTAGGAGCGCGTAACTTTATAATATCTGAAGAAAAGAACGTTGATATGGTTACAGTTTGTGGAAGTTGCTATGGGAGTTTGTCAGAGAGTAAATATAAAATGGAAAAGAAACCAGAACTAAGAGAAAAGGTAAACGAGATGCTTAAAGCTATTGGCAAAGAATATAAGGGAACGACGAGGATTAGACTTGCGACTAACTTTTTGTACAACGAAGTAGGTATTGAAAAAATTAAAAATTCATTGAAATATACTTTGGAAGGTGTAACTATTGGCGTTCAACCAGGATGTCATTCACTGTGGCCAAGTGAAGTTTATCAGGAAGGAGAAAAAGATCCATTTCATCCAGTTATGTTGAGGGAGTTGTGTGAAGCCCTTGGAGCATCTGCTCCTTATTATAGTCGTATTGTAGATTGTTGTGGGATGGGTGGAATGCGATCTACGAACGTTGAGGCTTCATATAAATTGGTAAAAACAAAGCTTGATTCAATGAAAGATGAAATAAAAGCAGATCTTTTGGTTACAGGATGTAGCTCTTGTCTTATCCAATTCGATACTGCTCAGGCTCCTATGAAAAGGGAAAATAAGATTAATTATGAGATTCCTTCTGTTCATTATGTACAGTTGTTAGCTCTTTGTTTGGGGGCAGATCCACAGCAAGTTGTAGGACTTAGTACAACGGATCTGAGTGGAATATTAGGAAAGCTAAAGAAGATAAACTAG
- a CDS encoding 4Fe-4S dicluster domain-containing protein, whose protein sequence is MAEVIEVLNISEGEPGFSDEIMKLGAEELLDCIQCAKCAAACPMVLAGFEFFNKRIIQSILIGQKEILLDDSSIWACQACNRCTEVCPRKVEPFGVVMAMRRSAIREFALPTLAVEGLKSLYDVGHAVYFSNAGEIRKKIGLPEKPPTTASNEQALKELRILMNKSALSSLGIIPMDSGLSDVTCCEV, encoded by the coding sequence GTGGCTGAAGTAATAGAAGTTCTTAATATTTCAGAGGGTGAGCCAGGTTTTTCTGATGAGATAATGAAACTTGGAGCAGAGGAATTGTTGGATTGTATCCAGTGTGCCAAATGTGCTGCTGCGTGTCCGATGGTTCTTGCAGGTTTTGAATTTTTCAATAAGCGTATTATTCAGTCAATTCTAATAGGTCAAAAGGAGATTTTGCTTGATGATAGTTCTATCTGGGCTTGTCAGGCATGTAATAGATGTACTGAGGTGTGCCCACGAAAGGTAGAGCCTTTTGGTGTGGTTATGGCAATGAGGCGTTCTGCAATTAGAGAGTTTGCGTTGCCAACTCTTGCAGTAGAAGGTTTGAAATCATTATATGATGTAGGCCACGCCGTATACTTTTCTAATGCAGGTGAAATTAGAAAGAAAATAGGTTTGCCGGAAAAGCCTCCTACAACGGCAAGTAATGAACAAGCTCTAAAAGAGCTAAGAATTCTAATGAACAAGTCAGCACTGTCTTCGTTGGGAATTATCCCAATGGACTCAGGGTTATCCGATGTCACTTGTTGTGAGGTGTAG
- a CDS encoding 4Fe-4S binding protein, whose translation MAVTEIPKITDNVEALVSEIDLDKCSGCGVCLPLCSYSAIGWIEYKGKKRAHIDPALCTGCGVCVAACPSRAIILEGFTTEEIESQIENLTF comes from the coding sequence ATGGCAGTAACTGAGATCCCTAAAATTACAGATAACGTTGAAGCTTTAGTCTCAGAAATTGATCTTGATAAGTGTAGTGGATGCGGCGTTTGCTTGCCATTATGTTCCTACTCTGCTATTGGTTGGATAGAATACAAGGGCAAGAAGAGGGCACACATAGATCCAGCTCTCTGTACAGGATGTGGGGTATGTGTGGCTGCGTGTCCTTCTAGAGCAATAATTTTAGAAGGCTTTACTACTGAAGAAATTGAATCTCAAATAGAGAATTTGACTTTTTAA
- a CDS encoding CoB--CoM heterodisulfide reductase iron-sulfur subunit A family protein, with the protein MSASGEDALKIGVYVCHCGENIAGAVDVEAVRKFAESLPNVAIARDYMFMCSDPGQELIKEDIRNGVVNRVVVAACTPRTHEPIFRKAVSDAGLNKYFFEMANIRDQDSWAHWHDKAGATEKAKKLVASAVAKVRLAEPLEDSYVDVTKATLVIGAGVSGIFAALDIANMGYKVYLLDRQPSIGGNMAKLDKTFPTNDCSACILTPIMVSAGTHPNIELLTYSEVESIDGSIGNFKVLVRKKQTYIDWDKCTGCGACVEACPGKVDNEFNENMDKRKAVYIEFPQAVPKKAVVDIDHCLNCAGRTIGTQPKPHPKTGEPILSPCEKACPTGACDRSIPWDPKGQLIEIKVGTIIAATGFKAMDKTPFKEYSPQSPNVLTSLQFERILSATGPTEGELLRPSDNQHPKTVAFISCVGSRDKNYHRYCSKVCCMYMLKEARLIKEKYPDINVYIFFIDVRTAGKDFEEYYTYCRELGIRVIRGRVGGVDELPGDRLRVRAYDVDMGAPVELESDMVILATAIEPPPGIEELGRKLGIQCGGEGFLKELHTKLYPVETSVKGIYIAGCAQGPKDIPESVSQARAAAAAAAVPLTTGRVVVEPLISEVNADKCSGCGICLPLCPYSAISWKEYGDKKRAHIDPALCTGCGVCASACPSRAITLHGFTTEQIESQIEALTF; encoded by the coding sequence ATGAGTGCTAGCGGGGAAGATGCTCTTAAAATTGGTGTCTACGTATGTCATTGTGGCGAGAATATCGCAGGTGCGGTAGACGTCGAAGCGGTCAGAAAATTTGCTGAATCTTTACCCAATGTTGCTATTGCAAGAGATTATATGTTTATGTGTTCTGACCCAGGGCAGGAGTTAATTAAAGAAGACATTAGAAACGGGGTTGTAAACAGAGTTGTCGTTGCTGCGTGTACGCCCAGAACTCACGAACCAATCTTTAGAAAAGCTGTATCAGATGCGGGTTTAAACAAGTATTTCTTTGAAATGGCTAACATTAGAGATCAAGATAGCTGGGCACACTGGCATGATAAGGCTGGAGCTACAGAGAAGGCAAAAAAATTGGTTGCAAGTGCTGTTGCCAAAGTAAGGTTGGCTGAACCTCTAGAAGACTCTTATGTCGATGTTACAAAAGCTACCCTCGTGATTGGGGCGGGTGTATCAGGAATTTTTGCTGCTCTTGATATTGCCAATATGGGCTATAAGGTTTATTTACTTGACAGACAGCCTTCAATTGGCGGGAACATGGCAAAGCTTGATAAAACCTTTCCTACAAATGATTGTTCAGCATGTATTTTAACACCAATAATGGTTTCTGCTGGAACGCACCCAAATATTGAGCTTTTGACCTATTCAGAAGTAGAATCGATAGATGGTTCTATTGGAAATTTCAAGGTTCTTGTGCGTAAAAAGCAGACTTATATTGATTGGGATAAATGCACCGGTTGTGGTGCTTGTGTAGAAGCTTGTCCGGGCAAAGTTGATAATGAGTTTAATGAAAACATGGACAAGAGAAAGGCTGTATATATTGAATTTCCTCAGGCAGTGCCTAAAAAAGCAGTAGTAGACATAGATCATTGTTTAAACTGTGCTGGGAGAACTATTGGAACTCAACCAAAACCCCATCCAAAGACAGGGGAGCCAATTTTGTCTCCCTGTGAAAAGGCATGCCCAACAGGTGCATGTGATAGATCTATACCATGGGATCCTAAAGGTCAATTGATCGAAATAAAAGTAGGTACAATAATTGCAGCGACTGGATTTAAGGCTATGGATAAAACTCCATTCAAAGAGTATTCTCCTCAATCACCAAATGTTCTTACTTCTTTGCAGTTTGAGAGAATACTTTCTGCTACTGGTCCCACGGAAGGTGAACTTCTTAGGCCTTCTGACAATCAACATCCTAAGACGGTTGCTTTTATTTCATGTGTGGGCAGTAGAGATAAAAATTATCATCGCTATTGTTCCAAAGTTTGTTGTATGTATATGTTGAAGGAAGCGAGGTTAATCAAAGAGAAATACCCAGATATTAACGTTTATATATTCTTTATTGACGTACGTACTGCAGGTAAGGATTTTGAAGAATATTATACTTACTGCAGAGAGCTAGGTATCAGAGTGATAAGAGGTCGTGTGGGAGGTGTAGATGAATTACCGGGCGATCGTTTGCGCGTACGTGCATATGACGTAGATATGGGAGCTCCTGTAGAATTAGAATCTGATATGGTTATTCTTGCTACTGCAATAGAGCCTCCGCCTGGGATTGAAGAGCTTGGAAGGAAGCTTGGAATACAATGTGGTGGAGAAGGTTTTTTGAAAGAATTACATACCAAGCTTTATCCTGTAGAGACCTCAGTCAAAGGTATTTACATTGCTGGTTGTGCTCAAGGACCAAAAGATATTCCAGAAAGCGTATCTCAAGCTAGGGCAGCAGCAGCAGCAGCGGCAGTACCGTTGACAACGGGCAGAGTTGTAGTAGAACCTCTAATTTCTGAGGTGAATGCAGATAAGTGTAGTGGGTGTGGTATATGCTTACCACTTTGTCCATATTCTGCTATTAGCTGGAAGGAATATGGTGATAAGAAGAGGGCACACATAGATCCAGCTCTTTGCACAGGATGTGGAGTATGTGCTTCAGCATGTCCTTCTAGAGCAATAACTTTACATGGTTTTACCACCGAGCAGATTGAGTCACAAATAGAGGCCCTTACTTTTTAA
- a CDS encoding valine--tRNA ligase, producing MDKTYQHNNTEKKILNFWLENHIYHADVNSNKEAFSIVIPPPNVTGSLHLGHALDDTLQDIICRYKRLMGYEVLWLPGTDHAGIATQNVVEKMLQKKGITRHQLGREKFVEKVWEWKEQYGQRIINQLKSLGASCDWDRERFTMDEVLSKAVKKAFVTLYNMGLIYKGTRIINWCPRCSTALADLEVEHEEKEDKLYFVKYRFLENPDQFITIATTRPETIFADTAVAVNPRDERYKSLVGKKVIVPMTERVVEIITDERVETDFGTGALKITPGHDPTDFEIGLDHNLKVLIAIDSNGKMTEIAGELSGLDREIARKRSVEILREIGSLERVKNLKHAVGHCYRCKTVIEPYVSEQWFVRSTPLAKRAIDAVKSDTIQFFPERWEKIYFDWLENIKDWCISRQIWWGHRIPAWYCNNCNEIIVSEDEPKRCPKCNSSNLRQDEDVLDTWFSSSLWPFSTMGWPENTPELKKFFPTSVLVTGFDIIYFWVARMIMMSLTLTGKEPFKNVIIHGLIRDSQGRKMSKSVGNVIDPMDIIEESGADALRFSLASLSNPSGQDIKMSKEKVKGARNFANKLWNTARFVLGYEEYFTNYNISSEDINVMEPEDIWILSRSISVIKDLCLKLDEYNFSAASTEVYNFIWDEFCDWYIELTKFRIKNNFKSTLAIKVLFCVFKQSLIMLHPFMPFITEDLYKRLPENKGSITFETLKGFDYSLNLKKLKNMGALIEATKCTRKLRSEYKVAPDHITEPILIMPENIKDRFISEIEKFCFLTKSKNPKIALEMPKDLKGYAIERNTSITVLLYLEKGELERSRELIEKTLQKLLKESEISKQRLNDPKFLNSAPKEIIESEREKLDNQKKSIEILERKLSFLK from the coding sequence ATGGATAAAACATACCAACACAACAATACAGAGAAAAAGATATTAAATTTTTGGCTCGAAAATCATATTTATCATGCTGATGTGAATTCCAATAAAGAAGCCTTTTCTATAGTAATACCCCCACCAAATGTAACAGGGTCTCTTCATTTAGGACATGCCCTTGATGATACGCTTCAAGACATAATTTGCAGATATAAGAGATTGATGGGATACGAAGTATTATGGTTACCCGGAACCGATCATGCAGGTATAGCCACACAAAACGTTGTTGAAAAGATGTTACAAAAAAAGGGCATTACCAGACATCAACTTGGTAGAGAAAAATTTGTAGAAAAGGTTTGGGAATGGAAAGAACAATACGGACAAAGAATTATTAACCAATTAAAGTCTTTGGGCGCTTCGTGTGATTGGGATAGAGAAAGATTTACAATGGATGAAGTACTTTCCAAAGCTGTAAAAAAAGCTTTTGTAACACTCTATAACATGGGATTAATATATAAAGGTACGAGAATAATAAACTGGTGTCCTAGATGTTCTACAGCTCTAGCTGATCTAGAAGTAGAACATGAAGAGAAAGAGGACAAGTTATATTTTGTGAAATATAGGTTCCTTGAAAATCCAGACCAATTCATTACAATAGCAACAACGAGGCCTGAAACTATATTTGCAGATACAGCAGTAGCTGTAAATCCAAGGGATGAAAGATATAAATCCCTAGTTGGTAAAAAGGTAATTGTTCCAATGACTGAAAGAGTGGTGGAAATTATCACTGATGAAAGAGTAGAAACAGACTTTGGCACAGGTGCCTTAAAAATAACACCTGGACACGATCCTACAGACTTTGAAATTGGTTTAGATCATAACCTTAAAGTACTAATAGCTATCGATTCTAATGGAAAAATGACCGAAATTGCTGGAGAACTAAGTGGTTTAGATCGAGAGATTGCAAGAAAAAGATCTGTAGAAATTCTTAGGGAAATTGGATCTCTAGAAAGGGTCAAAAATTTAAAACACGCAGTTGGTCATTGCTATAGGTGCAAAACTGTAATCGAACCGTATGTATCTGAGCAGTGGTTTGTAAGAAGCACTCCACTTGCAAAAAGAGCAATAGATGCCGTAAAGAGTGACACTATCCAGTTTTTCCCAGAACGATGGGAAAAAATATACTTTGATTGGCTGGAAAACATAAAAGATTGGTGTATATCAAGGCAGATTTGGTGGGGTCACAGAATACCTGCCTGGTATTGTAATAACTGTAATGAGATTATTGTTTCTGAAGATGAACCAAAAAGATGCCCAAAATGTAATTCAAGCAATTTAAGACAGGATGAAGACGTATTGGATACATGGTTTTCCTCTTCACTATGGCCTTTTTCTACAATGGGCTGGCCAGAAAATACTCCAGAATTAAAAAAGTTCTTTCCAACGAGTGTACTTGTTACTGGTTTTGACATAATATACTTCTGGGTTGCAAGAATGATTATGATGAGTCTCACTCTAACAGGCAAGGAACCTTTTAAAAATGTAATAATTCACGGCTTAATAAGAGATTCTCAAGGGAGAAAAATGAGCAAATCTGTTGGAAACGTTATTGATCCGATGGACATCATTGAAGAGTCAGGTGCAGATGCACTAAGATTTTCTTTAGCCAGCCTTTCAAACCCATCTGGCCAGGACATAAAGATGTCTAAAGAAAAGGTTAAGGGAGCACGTAACTTTGCCAATAAACTTTGGAATACAGCAAGATTCGTCTTAGGATATGAAGAATACTTCACTAACTATAATATTTCTAGCGAAGATATTAATGTTATGGAACCTGAAGATATCTGGATACTTTCAAGATCTATCTCAGTTATAAAAGATTTATGCCTAAAACTAGACGAATACAATTTCTCAGCAGCTTCTACAGAAGTTTATAATTTTATATGGGATGAATTTTGCGATTGGTATATTGAACTTACCAAGTTTAGAATAAAAAATAATTTCAAAAGCACACTAGCTATAAAAGTTTTATTTTGTGTCTTTAAACAATCTTTAATTATGCTACACCCTTTTATGCCATTTATTACTGAAGATCTATATAAAAGATTACCAGAAAACAAAGGTTCTATAACCTTTGAAACTTTGAAAGGGTTTGATTATTCGCTAAATTTAAAAAAACTTAAGAATATGGGTGCTCTTATTGAAGCCACAAAATGTACAAGAAAATTAAGAAGTGAATATAAGGTTGCGCCAGATCATATAACTGAGCCTATTTTAATTATGCCAGAGAATATTAAAGACCGATTTATTTCTGAAATAGAGAAGTTTTGTTTTCTTACAAAATCCAAAAATCCTAAAATCGCATTGGAGATGCCAAAGGATTTAAAAGGCTATGCTATAGAAAGAAACACCTCTATTACTGTCTTAT